The segment ATTAACCTCTACTTCAATCGTTAATGACTCTTGATTACGCCAATAGAATACACGATCCCCATAACCATGGCTCTCCGAAACAGATTGTAGATCTGTTTCATCTATATTGGTAAATGAAGAAGGGGGGATAGCACGCTCAAATGGAGCAATGCTATCCAAATCTTTTTTCAGCCATTCATTGAGTATGAGGTGATAACGCTGTTCGATTACTTGTTCCGCAGAGCTATTTTCTTGTGCAAAGACAATAGTATGCGGAATTAATAGCAATACAAATATCGATAGTACCAGCATCTTTGATCTCATCTAGTTACCTCCTCGGGTTCGGCCTTTCCTTTTACTTACTAATAGCTTCTTGTGCTTCTTGATACTTGCTATTTGCTAGCTCATTAATTTGTGTTGCATAGTTTTCTATGTTAATGTCTCCAGAAATACTTGCATTGATTAAAGTTCCCATTGTTGCATTAGCTTCTTCTCCTATAGATACCCCCGTAGGAGCTTCCCAGCGAGCTGGTGCATAACCTGGTGTTGTTTTGAATGGTTCAACAACTGCTTGGTCAATGGTTTTATATGCTTCAACAATTCCAGGTACATTAACTCTTTCAAAATAAGCATCTAACACTTCTGGATCATTAATTAATGGAACACCGTTGAGGTTAAGTGCTTCTTCCGCATCTGTAATTTCAATTTTCTTCATATAACCTTCTTTACCAAATCCCATCCATTTTGCTAACATATAAGCTTCTTCCGGATGCTCTGTCGAGCTAGAAATACCGAAAAAGTCTTGTGCAACAACGTTCCTCTGTCCAGGAATACCGATGAAGTCCCAGTTGAAGTCCGCTTCACTTTGGAAACTACTTACTGCCCAAGAACCATCCCACCATAGTCCTATTCCACCGTTGAACCATGCTTCATTTGCGTTTTCACCATTAAAATTAGCTTTTTGATCAGCTGTTAATGTTTCGTATGCATAACCATTTGTGCTAAAGTTCTTAGCAGTGTTAATACCGTTAATGAACTCTGGACTGTCTAAATTAAATCCATCATTAAATGTGTACCAACCTAAATCATCACTTGCAGCCACTGGGTACCATTCAGGAACAGAGAATGTATTATT is part of the Bacillaceae bacterium S4-13-56 genome and harbors:
- a CDS encoding extracellular solute-binding protein, yielding MKKVFVMFVFMALFTFLVACNDGDSNDKDNAQTDQNIEDANSEENAEQTGDTSAEEVTLKIASWSFGAEGDVNLDRMMVDAFMDKYPNIKVEIDESIAPPWEESLATAASAGSMPDVFAVSNIPTALANEWLLDVSEFTSSDEEFALLPQAVTESITYDGGVYAVPSAQHFLGYFVNKDLFEQANLEVPYLGMSLEEFEEAVRNVSDINQGVVGLNNTFSVPEWYPVAASDDLGWYTFNDGFNLDSPEFINGINTAKNFSTNGYAYETLTADQKANFNGENANEAWFNGGIGLWWDGSWAVSSFQSEADFNWDFIGIPGQRNVVAQDFFGISSSTEHPEEAYMLAKWMGFGKEGYMKKIEITDAEEALNLNGVPLINDPEVLDAYFERVNVPGIVEAYKTIDQAVVEPFKTTPGYAPARWEAPTGVSIGEEANATMGTLINASISGDINIENYATQINELANSKYQEAQEAISK